In Formosa haliotis, the sequence AATCAAAAAAAAATGAAAAATTTAAAAAAACACCTTTTATTAGCCGTTGTGGCTTTAGCATTAGTCTCTTGTAACGACGACGATATGCCTGTTGCAAACGATGTAACATTACAATTTAATAATACTTTTTCGGGAGAAACTATAGTACTGGGCAATGCAACTTCTACATCTGCTACCGTAAACACATCGGTAGAGGGGCAAACACATCATTTTTCTGAATTAAAATACGTTATTAGTAACATTCGTCTTATTAAAGCCGATGGTACCGAAATTCCATACCATGTTAATAATTTAGATAATGGAGCAACGATGGTAGATCAGGCAAAATCTGAAACATTACAATATGTTTTAAACGATATTCCAACGGCAGAATACAGTCAAATTAAATTTGGATTGGGTGTAAAATCTGATTTAAACACCTTAGATCAAGTAAGTTTTCCTGAATTTTATGCAGCCGCAGGAGCAAACGATACCCAAATGCATTGGGAGTGGGGAACAGGGTACCGTTTTACTAAAATTGAAGGATTTTACAATGAGGAAAACAACGAATTATCCTTTCATTCTGGTAGTACTGTAGAAGGTGAAGTAGACGATGAAAGTAGTTATGTACCAGGTTTTGATGCTTACAGAGATATTACATTAAACTTGCCAACTAACGCTGTTGTAGGAGAACATGCACCAACAATCCATATAGAAGCAGATTTTGATAATCTATTAAGCGGAAAAACAAACACAATTATTTTAAGCGATACTAATGCAACACCAAGTGCGCATACCTCTGTAACTATGTCGGAGTATGTAGACAATATTGGTGGTAATGGCACTAGCGATATTACAGGAATGTTTTCTATACAAAACGTAGAAAACTAAATCTTAAATATTTCGGTCGGTTAGGTAATACCACTTGGCCGACTTTTTTTAATAATTGTAAACCATACTTGTTGCCTTATGAAACTATGCTTTAGAATATTCGCATTAGCTTTGGTGTTAACCGCTTGTAGTCAGGATGATTCCGATACCGTTTCTTATATTAATCCAGAACTCACATTAGATATTCCGATGGGTTTTCCAGAGTTTAATACTTCGGTATATACCAATAAACCAACTGAATATGGTGTGGTTTTGGGAGAAAGATTATTTAACGAAAAGAAATTGAGTGCAGATAATACCGTGTCGTGTTCTAGTTGCCACATACAGGAAAGTGCGTTCGCAGATCATAACCCAAAAGGAATTGGTATAGAAGGCAGAATCGGACTCCGAAATGCACCGGCTATACAAAATATGGCTTTTATGCAGGTCTTTAATTGGGATGGTAATAAGCGTGTTTTAGAGAGTCAGCCGTTGGTTCCAATTATTACACATGAAGAAATGGATTCCTCTATTCTTGAAGTTATAGAAAAGCTTGAAGCCGATGGTTCTTATGTAGATTTGTTTAATAAAGCTTTTAATGGTGAAGGTATAACTGCTAACGGCATTTATAATAGTATTGCGCAGTTTGAATATACTTTAATATCGGCAAACAGTAAGTACGATAAAATGAAGCGCGGAGAAGGAGAAACCTTTACAACTGAAGAAGCACAGGGGTATGCTGTTTTTCAGAAGAAATGTATTAGTTGCCATAGTACAGGATTATTTACCGACCAAAGTTTTAGAAATATAGGATTTCCTTTAAATCCAGATCCTGAAGAAGCTGGGAGAGCTAGAGTTACAGGGAAAGTTGAGGACTTTATGCGTTTTCGTGTTCCATCGTTACGCAATATTGCTTATACAGCTCCGTATGGTAGCTTTGGACAATTTGAAACGTTAAAAGCAGTTTTAGATTATTTGGATGCCGGTGTTTTAGAAGCCGATAATCTAGATCCTATTTTAAAAGAAAATGGAAATAGTATTCCACTTTCCGAAACCGAAAAAGAGAATCTTATTGCCTTTATGAATACCTTAAGCGATGTTGATTTTGTAAGCCCTTAATAGGTTACAAAGGTCTTATTAAAGTGAAAATTGGACTGTAAAGTTTAAAGCTTCGTTTTAATCAACAAAAGTTTCTTTCATTATTGATTTTAGTTCCTTTATCTCGGGATTAGTCATTTTTCCTAAACGTTTCACAATTCTTAATTTATCAACAGTTCTAATTTGGTCGATAACTATCCAGCCAATTTGATTATTGTGTTTTATTTCTATTCTTGTAGGATAATTTATAGAACTTGTAGTCATTGGTGCAACAATAATAGTCTTTAAAAATTTATTCATTTCGTTTGGTGAAATAATTACACAAGGGCGTGATTTATTGATTTTACTTCCAACGGTGGGATTAAGATTAATTAGGACTATATCGTATTGTTTTAATTCCATTCTTCAAAGGTTTCATCTTCAAAGACATCATTAAACAACAACTTATCATCTCCATTTTCGGTCATTTGTTTAAAAGATTCTTCCCACCCTTTTCTAGGAGTTGATATGGGTTGAATTATGATTTTTCCTTTTTCAAGAATTAATTCTACTTTATCCTTTATATTGTATTTTTCAAGTATAGTTTTACTAAAACGTATGCCCTTTGAATTTCCTATTTGTATGACTGAAACTTCCATAATTAAACACTTTTGTTATTACAAAGTTTTTACTAAATTTTTTAATAAACAATTAAAGCTAAGGCTATACTTTTTACATTATTTATTAAGAAGGAAGGAGTGGTGTTGAAACGGTTTTAAGCGATGACTACTTCTATTATTTAACAGTATAGCGTACCAAGACTTCATTATCTAAGATCACATTTGTAGACCAAATAAATTTCGCATCTTCTGTGGGATCATCAAAAATAGAAGTGAAATTGGTGTACGACGGTTTATTATCTACTCCTATAGTTTCGTTAGAAAACGTGGTGGCATTCGGCCAATTAGAATCATCAAAATCCGTATTCATCCATCCATTAGGAATTTCCCAATGCAAACCGTAAAAGGATGAACCGTCTTGGCCACCATTGGTATCGCAAGTTTTAGAATATCTATAATTTCCTACTTCCTTAGTGCAGTTTAAGTCTGTAATTGGTGCCGTGTAAAAGGTCTGTGCTTTCCAATTCTCGTTAGTTGTAGCTATTATATGGTTTGCGGCATCTTTAATAACAGCTACCAATCCGCCGTCCCCAGCATGAAAAGATTTTCCTCTATTCGCTTCACAGCCCACCCCAAGGTGCTCTTCCCAATCTACTAATTTAAAGGCTATAGTAAATGGTTTTTGAACTTTAAATTTCACGATGCTAGAATTAAACTGTGTAAACGGAACTTTGTCTTTACCAACAGGCATGCCGTTAACATACATTTCAAAATAATTGTCGGCAAAAATATAGGCTGTAAAAAGCGCTCCAGTTTCGTCAATTTCAATGATTTTAGAGTCATCAAATTGAGATAAAGCTTCTTGAACTGTTGCATACGTGTTTCCTTCGCAGGCATTAAACAAATCTGAAGCAAAAGGAAAATTAGTATTTGTATAATTTGTTTGGGCAGGTACAATCCATGTTTTACCATCGGTAGATTGTATTTCTCCTACATCTGTTTTCCGGCCTCGCTCACAGGAATAAAGGTCTTCTGTTATAGTTTTAGCGATACCTTGAGTTATGCTAGCCGTACCTTTGTAAATTGGTGACTCTGGTGTTTTTAAAGACGCTGTTTCAGACTTTTTGCTAGCGGTATTACCGCAACTTATGCTTAATAAAAATACAGATAAAAGTAAAAGATGTTTCATGCTTTAAAGTTAATTGTTTTTTTGAAATGTCCGAAACGTCGTTTTTGAGCTGTTTTCTTAGTTGTGATAAGCGGCTTGTTCGAGATTATAAATTTTGTGTTCTTTAAAGGTTTATTTATTGAGTTAGTAGCGTTAAATATATTATAACTTCTTAAGGATATTTTATTTGAAATTTATCAATATCTCATGGAATAGGTTAGATTTTAATGGTTTGGGCTGTAATTATTTGAATAAATACAGAGTTTGTTACTATTTTTTTATAATTTAAACTAACATTTTAAAAAGGGTAATATGCCAAAGGGTTTTGAACAGGTTTTAGATTTATGGAGAAGAGAGTATTCTAGTAAAGTAAATATATATGAACCTTATAAATCTAAAGATCAACTTCGGTTATTTGCCTCGTTATTTGCTCCTGGTGAAACATATTTTTATATTCTAAATATGCATAATCTGCAATTAGAATATGTGTCTGAAAGTATAATGAATGTTCTTGGAATTACTCCTGAAGAGGCTACAATCGAAAAAATAGTGAGTACGGCTCTTCTAGATGATCTTGAGCTTTTAGAAAAAAAAGAGGAAGTAATAAAAGACTTTTTTCTTAATTTTTGTAATTCAGAGCAACGGTTAGATTATAAAGCATTGTATACCTACCGTATGAAGGATTTTAATAATGAAATAAAAAACATGTTACATCAGGTTACTGTACTCTCCCTAGATAATAACAATTTGCCGCAACATGCCATTAGTATACACACCGATATTTCTCATGTGCAACAACAGTCATTATCTAAAATTTCGTTTATGAGTTTGTCTGGAGAAAAGTCATACTATAATATAGATGTATCTGAAGGTATTTTTAATCCTAATATTACGTGTAAAAATAGTATGAATTTATTAGAACTCTTAACAAATCGCGAGCTAGAAATAGTAAAACTTTTATCTAAGGGGTTTTCTACAAACCAGATTAGCGATAAAATAAATGTCTCCGTACATACTGTACAAACGCATCGTAAAAACATTAATAAAAAAACTGGTTTCAAAAATGCAGCAGAACTTATTGCTATATGTTTAATGTCTGGTGTAATTTGAAATTAATACTATAAAGGCATCGTGTATTAGAAAACACTTACATCATCATTTATTTCAATCCAATAATTGTCTGGGTCCTGAAAATAAATCTGTTTAATACCATCGTTTCTCACATAATCTTTATTTGGAGTATCGAGCCAATCGGTATAATCAATATTTAATGTTTTTAAATGAGAAACAAATGAATCGACGTTTGCTGTTGATAGCGCAAAATGAACAGCTTTATTGGTTTTTATTTCGGCATCTGGGCGCGGAATAATATGAAGCTGTTTGCCCTCGCCAAGTGACAAACATCTTGTTTTAGAATTTGAAGCTGTATTTTTTATTTCTTTAAGCTGAAGTACCTTTTGGTAAAACGCTACAGATACACCTACATCTTTTACAGAAATAGCAATATGGTTGAAGAGAAAGGTATGCATGGGGTATTGGTGTTTTATTAGTTTAAAATTGGAATCTATTTATAATTTTGAATGTAAGAACAACCGGATAATAAGTGGTTTCGGATTTTGATTTTTATACTTTTTTCATTCAATCTCACATCACCTTTTCGGCCAAATATTTCTGAACTTCATACACATCTATACTTTTATTAAATTTTTTACTTACAGATGGGGTGTCTTCACTAGAAATCCAAATTTTTAATTCGGCATCCAAATCGAAAGTTCCCGCGGTTTCTAGAGAAAATCGAGATATACTTTTATAAGGCATCGATCTGTATTCCATTTTGCTTCCCGTAAATCCTTGCACATCAATTAAAATTAAACGCTTATTGGTAAACATAAACGTGTCTCTTAGAAGTTTAAATCCCAATTCAACATGTTCGTTTGTAATAAGCAATCTTCCGTATTTTTGATTTAGTTGTTCGGCAGATACTTCGGAAGCATTGCCTAATATTTTATTGAATATTCCCATTGTATTTTCTGTTTGAAAAGTAAGTGCATGCAAGTTAAATAATTAAATGAATTTATTTTATTCGAATTGAAATGAGAATTGACTTGAAAACAAGGAAAAACTATGGATTTTCTTATCCTTTAGCTTTAAAAAAGGGTATTTTTGATATTAAAAATTAACAATTTGCTTGCATTCGCCTTATCATTAATTTTTGATCTATAACGCTATAGGTTTCGATTTGTAAGTTGCACTTATATAATACTATGGAAAAATTTGCCGATGCTATGTATAACGTTCCTATAAACAATTAAAAAATATCTTTTAGATAACATGAAAATTTTAGATTAAACACATTGCTACCCTATGAGACAAGTTGTAATAATATTAGGATGTTTACTTTTTGGAGAAATCGTTGTACACCTTACCGGAATTAAAATGCCATCTAGTATAATTGGTATGATACTTTTAACCGTTTTATTAGAACTGGGTTGGGTTAAATTAAATTGGGTGAGTGGTCTTAGTGATTTTTTAACTAAGAATATGGCCTTCTTTTTCGTACCTCCAGGGGTCGCTATTATGTTGTATTTAGATATGATAAAACTATCGTTTTGGCCCATAATTATAGCCTCTTTAATTAGTACTATAATTGTTTTTGCTTGCACAGGATGGACACATCAGTTATTCATGAAGCACAAAAACACGTTTAAAAAAAATAAATAAGCAAAAACTAAAATTATGGTTGAGGTTTTACAGTCCGAGATTTTTATTTTAACACTAACCTTTGTTGCTTTTTTTGTGGCTCAAATTATTCAGAGAAAGACAAAAATGATTTTTCTGAACCCTGTTTTGCTTGCCATTTTATTTATTATAGGAACCTTGTTGCTTTTAAAAATTGATTTTACCGCTTATCAGCAAGGTAGCAGAATGATAGAGTTTTTATTAAAACCAGCTATTGTGGCCTTAGGTGTGCCTTTATATAAGCAACTAGGGAAAATTAAAAAGCAAGCAATTCCCATTATTACTTCGCAATTGGTTGGTTGTGTGGCAGGAATCGTGTCTGTGGTTTTAATAGCAAAAGCTTTAGGCGCTCCAAAAGACATAGTTTTTTCTTTGGCCCCAAAATCGGTAACAACACCTATAGCCATAGAAGTCTCTAAAACTTTAGGGGGAATTCCGCCACTTACGGCTTCTGTCGTGATTTTGTTTGGAATTATAGGATCTATTTTCGGATACGAAATAATGAAAATTACGCGTATAAAAAGTACTATTGCTCAGGGGATTTCTATGGGAACTGCAGCGCATGTTTTAGGGGCTTCAAAATCTATGGAAATTAGTGGAAATTTTGGTGCGTTGTCTAGTATTGGTCTTATAGTAAACGGAATTTTAACGGCCCTTTTAACCCCTTATATTATTCAGTTTTTAAGTATATGGATCGATTTTTAGAACCATAGTTTTAAGATTTTAATCAGTCAAATAGTTTTACATACTTGTGTTCAGGATATAGTCTTGAGCACTTTTTTTTGTTTTAAAATGAAATAAAATGGCTTTTTATAAGCATGATATTTTATTACAATAATACAATGGAATTTTACTATAAAGTATCTTGAGTTCACCAATATATTTGTAGGTATAAAACAATACAGCCATGAAAATACTTTACATCCTAAAACAATCACGTACGAAAAAGCAAATGACAATATTAACATGTATTTTATTGGTATTGGTCGGGTTTACAGCCTGCAATACATCTAATGCAGAAAATAAAACAGTCATGAAATCACCAGAACAGAATCAGAAAAAGAGTTATTGGCCTAATAAAGCTCAATTAGTCATTTCAGTATCCATGCAATTTGAAACAGGCGGACAGCCAGAGGGGGCAGAAAGTCCATTTTCGGGCAATCCATTACCGAAAGGAAATCCAGATATGCCAGCAGAAAGTTGGTTTAGATACGGTGCAAAAGAAGGAATCTATAGAATGTTAAGATTATGGAAGAAGAATGATATTCATGTTACCTCGCATGTTGTTGGTGAAGCCGCAGCGCAATACCCTGAAGTGGCTAAAGCCATTGCCGATGGTGGACACGAAATTGCTGCTCACGGTATGTCTTGGAGTGATCAATGGAATATGAGTTACGATGAAGAGTTACAATTCATTAAAAAAGGAATAGACACTGTAGAGGCAATCACCGGACAGCGCGGTATTGGTTATAATGCCAATTGGTTGCGTAGAGGCCCAAATACATTAAAAGTTTTACAAGAATTAGGCTTTTTATATCATATAGATGACTTGAGTCGTGATGAACCATTTATTACAAAAGTACGAGGAAAGAACTTTGTAATTATGCCTTATACTTTACGTAATAACGACATTGTAAATATTGAAGGAAAACAATGGAGTCCAGATCAGTTTTTAGCTCAATTAAAAGCGGAATTCGATCAATTGTATGCCGAAGATGCTAATCAGCGTCGTATGATGAGTATTAGTTTACACGATAGAATAGGGGGAACACCAGCTGTGGTACATGTAGTAGACGAATTTATTCAATATGCAAAAAGTCATGAAGCTGTGGTATTTATGCGTAAAGATGAAATCGCAAATATGGTTAAAGACGATCCGAATACTCCAATTGATAATTCGGAATTAGAGTTTAATAAATAAGACCATTAAAATGAAAACAACCATAATAAATGAGACCGGAAATTGGAACGGATTATGGACGGATGCTTTAATTTCTGAATTAAAAACTAATACAGATAATGTTCAGGTTGGTGAACATCTAATTTTAGAAACCGAAGCTTTTAAAGTGTGGAGTATTGCTATACCTGTAGGCGAGTCTTTGCCTTTTCATAAACACAATAAACCTTATTTTTATACAGCAATACAACCAGGGAAATCGAGATCGTTTTATGCAGATGGTAAAATTATAGAGACCGAATATGAAGCGAATGATATTAAGTATTATAATGACTTAAATTCAGCTCAGTATTTTATTCATAACCTGGAGAACATAGGAGAAACCACTTTAATCTATACGACTGTAGAATTTAAGAAATGACCTCTAATCCTAAATGATTAGGAATTTAGCTCAAATAAAAGAGAGGCTGTCCAAAAAGTTGAATTTTCGTCAACTTGAAATTGATTCAGGTTCTCACAAAATTGGTAATCAGTATAATGAGATTCTGAAATAAATTAAGAATGACGGTTTTAAAAATTTTTAGACGGCCTCTTTCTATAAATATTTAGTAAAAATTATCTTTTAATTTCTTGAATGTAAGCATCTAATTTTTCACCGTATTTAGATGCTTTAATTTCTGGTGTAAGAGATTTGTTTATAGTGTCTAACCATTTAATATTAGCATTGTAAATTTCTGTAAGGGCTAAATAGGGAGCCACTTCTGCATCTCTATGATTAATAGCATAATTTACAGTGTATAAATACTTACGCTTAATTAAGCTTGCATCAGCTTTATTTATGCTATCAATTTTAATAGTGTCGTTGGCTCTGGTAGCATCAAATTTTGCCTTAATTAAGTCTAAACGCGAGTTGTTTATTTTAGAATTTACAGTAAGATATTCATCTAAAAGCGCCTGATTTCTCGAACCTGAAACTTGAGCATCAATAATAAAGTTTTTAAGTGTACTATTAATCGTTACTATACCAGGTTCAGCAAAAAACGGAAGACGTTCAAAGGATTTATCATGTTTGTTTAGTGTCAAATAAAATATTTCTGGGGAATCTACTTGTCCGTGTAACTCGAACGTTTCATTACCATTAATCTTTAAAGAATCTAAAGTTAGTATTAAAGAATCTTCGGTTTTTTGAAGATAAACGGTTCCTTTTTTTAAGCCTTTAATATGTGCATTTACAGTTAAGTTTCCTTTATCCTTTCCGCAGGATACGACAATTAATAAAAGGAATAAAATAGCTAGATTTTTCATTGTAATATTGAATTAGGAGCGCAAATATCTTATAATTATTTATTAAAAACTAACCGTTAGCAACGATTTTCATTAACTCGGTACAAAGTATCGCGCCATAGGTTCCTACAACATATCCAAATACGGCTAATAACGCACCTACAGTGGCTAAAGACGGGTGAAAAGCGGCGGCTACAACAGGAGCAGAAGCGGCACCACCAACATTAGCTTGGCTACCTACGGCCAAAAAGAAATACGGAGCTTTTATAATTTTCGCTACTATAATAAGTAATACTGCATGTATGGTCATCCACACTAATCCAATTAAAATTAATCCTGGATTATCGAATAACTTAGTTAAATCCATTTTCATACCAATGGTTGCCACTAAAATGTAAATAAAGACACTCCCAATTTTACTTGCTCCAGCACCTTCATAATTTTTAACTTTTGTGAATGATAGTAAAATACCAATACATGTTGCAATAGTAATTAACCAGAAAAAACTACTTCCAAAAGAAGATAGCGGACTTTTAGGATCGCTAACAGCTGTGAAATTTGTTGTTAAAAAATCAGAAATAATTTCCGATCCAAAATGTGCTAAACCTACAGCACCAAAAGCATAGGCAAGAATCATCATAAAATCGGTTAGGGTTGGTATTCTTGTGGTTTTATCGCTGAATTGTTGAACACGTTCCTGTAATTCATCAATGGCGGTATTATCTGCTTTTAGCCATTGGTCGATTTTTTTACGTTTACCAATACCTAATAATATAATGGCCATCCAAATGTTGGCAACAACAATATCTACCAAAACCATTCCGCCATATAATTCCTGATTGAACTCGTAAATTTCTAACATCGCTGCCTGGTTAGCACCACCTCCAATCCAGCTAC encodes:
- a CDS encoding MbnP family protein gives rise to the protein MKNLKKHLLLAVVALALVSCNDDDMPVANDVTLQFNNTFSGETIVLGNATSTSATVNTSVEGQTHHFSELKYVISNIRLIKADGTEIPYHVNNLDNGATMVDQAKSETLQYVLNDIPTAEYSQIKFGLGVKSDLNTLDQVSFPEFYAAAGANDTQMHWEWGTGYRFTKIEGFYNEENNELSFHSGSTVEGEVDDESSYVPGFDAYRDITLNLPTNAVVGEHAPTIHIEADFDNLLSGKTNTIILSDTNATPSAHTSVTMSEYVDNIGGNGTSDITGMFSIQNVEN
- a CDS encoding cytochrome-c peroxidase, translating into MKLCFRIFALALVLTACSQDDSDTVSYINPELTLDIPMGFPEFNTSVYTNKPTEYGVVLGERLFNEKKLSADNTVSCSSCHIQESAFADHNPKGIGIEGRIGLRNAPAIQNMAFMQVFNWDGNKRVLESQPLVPIITHEEMDSSILEVIEKLEADGSYVDLFNKAFNGEGITANGIYNSIAQFEYTLISANSKYDKMKRGEGETFTTEEAQGYAVFQKKCISCHSTGLFTDQSFRNIGFPLNPDPEEAGRARVTGKVEDFMRFRVPSLRNIAYTAPYGSFGQFETLKAVLDYLDAGVLEADNLDPILKENGNSIPLSETEKENLIAFMNTLSDVDFVSP
- a CDS encoding type II toxin-antitoxin system PemK/MazF family toxin, which gives rise to MELKQYDIVLINLNPTVGSKINKSRPCVIISPNEMNKFLKTIIVAPMTTSSINYPTRIEIKHNNQIGWIVIDQIRTVDKLRIVKRLGKMTNPEIKELKSIMKETFVD
- a CDS encoding AbrB/MazE/SpoVT family DNA-binding domain-containing protein, which produces MEVSVIQIGNSKGIRFSKTILEKYNIKDKVELILEKGKIIIQPISTPRKGWEESFKQMTENGDDKLLFNDVFEDETFEEWN
- a CDS encoding response regulator transcription factor, with protein sequence MPKGFEQVLDLWRREYSSKVNIYEPYKSKDQLRLFASLFAPGETYFYILNMHNLQLEYVSESIMNVLGITPEEATIEKIVSTALLDDLELLEKKEEVIKDFFLNFCNSEQRLDYKALYTYRMKDFNNEIKNMLHQVTVLSLDNNNLPQHAISIHTDISHVQQQSLSKISFMSLSGEKSYYNIDVSEGIFNPNITCKNSMNLLELLTNRELEIVKLLSKGFSTNQISDKINVSVHTVQTHRKNINKKTGFKNAAELIAICLMSGVI
- a CDS encoding VOC family protein produces the protein MHTFLFNHIAISVKDVGVSVAFYQKVLQLKEIKNTASNSKTRCLSLGEGKQLHIIPRPDAEIKTNKAVHFALSTANVDSFVSHLKTLNIDYTDWLDTPNKDYVRNDGIKQIYFQDPDNYWIEINDDVSVF
- a CDS encoding PH domain-containing protein translates to MGIFNKILGNASEVSAEQLNQKYGRLLITNEHVELGFKLLRDTFMFTNKRLILIDVQGFTGSKMEYRSMPYKSISRFSLETAGTFDLDAELKIWISSEDTPSVSKKFNKSIDVYEVQKYLAEKVM
- a CDS encoding CidA/LrgA family protein, which encodes MRQVVIILGCLLFGEIVVHLTGIKMPSSIIGMILLTVLLELGWVKLNWVSGLSDFLTKNMAFFFVPPGVAIMLYLDMIKLSFWPIIIASLISTIIVFACTGWTHQLFMKHKNTFKKNK
- a CDS encoding LrgB family protein, which codes for MVEVLQSEIFILTLTFVAFFVAQIIQRKTKMIFLNPVLLAILFIIGTLLLLKIDFTAYQQGSRMIEFLLKPAIVALGVPLYKQLGKIKKQAIPIITSQLVGCVAGIVSVVLIAKALGAPKDIVFSLAPKSVTTPIAIEVSKTLGGIPPLTASVVILFGIIGSIFGYEIMKITRIKSTIAQGISMGTAAHVLGASKSMEISGNFGALSSIGLIVNGILTALLTPYIIQFLSIWIDF
- a CDS encoding polysaccharide deacetylase family protein; the protein is MKILYILKQSRTKKQMTILTCILLVLVGFTACNTSNAENKTVMKSPEQNQKKSYWPNKAQLVISVSMQFETGGQPEGAESPFSGNPLPKGNPDMPAESWFRYGAKEGIYRMLRLWKKNDIHVTSHVVGEAAAQYPEVAKAIADGGHEIAAHGMSWSDQWNMSYDEELQFIKKGIDTVEAITGQRGIGYNANWLRRGPNTLKVLQELGFLYHIDDLSRDEPFITKVRGKNFVIMPYTLRNNDIVNIEGKQWSPDQFLAQLKAEFDQLYAEDANQRRMMSISLHDRIGGTPAVVHVVDEFIQYAKSHEAVVFMRKDEIANMVKDDPNTPIDNSELEFNK
- a CDS encoding DUF4369 domain-containing protein — translated: MKNLAILFLLLIVVSCGKDKGNLTVNAHIKGLKKGTVYLQKTEDSLILTLDSLKINGNETFELHGQVDSPEIFYLTLNKHDKSFERLPFFAEPGIVTINSTLKNFIIDAQVSGSRNQALLDEYLTVNSKINNSRLDLIKAKFDATRANDTIKIDSINKADASLIKRKYLYTVNYAINHRDAEVAPYLALTEIYNANIKWLDTINKSLTPEIKASKYGEKLDAYIQEIKR
- a CDS encoding DUF819 family protein, which encodes MENTPLFTNDAIVFGILMISLGFVFFTESKKTKFWTTFYKYIPGLLMCYLIPAIFNSLGIISADISETYFIASRYLLPAALVLMTISIDLKAVFNLGWKALIMFFTGTIGIIIGGPIAILLISTFSPETVGGAGFDAVWRGLSTLAGSWIGGGANQAAMLEIYEFNQELYGGMVLVDIVVANIWMAIILLGIGKRKKIDQWLKADNTAIDELQERVQQFSDKTTRIPTLTDFMMILAYAFGAVGLAHFGSEIISDFLTTNFTAVSDPKSPLSSFGSSFFWLITIATCIGILLSFTKVKNYEGAGASKIGSVFIYILVATIGMKMDLTKLFDNPGLILIGLVWMTIHAVLLIIVAKIIKAPYFFLAVGSQANVGGAASAPVVAAAFHPSLATVGALLAVFGYVVGTYGAILCTELMKIVANG